One window from the genome of Diospyros lotus cultivar Yz01 chromosome 11, ASM1463336v1, whole genome shotgun sequence encodes:
- the LOC127813000 gene encoding uncharacterized protein LOC127813000: protein MRGLCANGIPFNVLRNPQFVEMVTTINKAPKGYKAPSFEKARTVLLDECKRNVEKDLSPIQDTWYSQGVSIVSDGWTNVKHKPLINVLAVNSRGAMFMYAEDFSGVEKTGYAIAKFLLKAIEEIGPSNVLQVVTDNAANCKAAGHEIEKISEDATEQRLLRDQFVTFQMKKGIYAMPQAQMDAVTMNAID, encoded by the exons ATGAGAGGACTTTGTGCAAATGGGATTCCATTTAATGTTTTGCGAAATCCTCAATTTGTGGAGATGGTAACAACAATTAACAAAGCCCCCAAAGGTTACAAAGCTCCATCTTTTGAAAAGGCAAGAACTGTCTTGTTAGATGAATGTAAAAGAAATGTGGAGAAAGACTTGAGTCCAATCCAAGACACTTGGTACAGCCAAGGTGTCTCTATTGTATCAGATGGGTGGACAAATGTCAAGCACAAGCCATTGATAAATGTTCTTGCCGTCAACTCTAGAGGAGCAATGTTTATGTATGCTGAAGACTTCTCTGGAGTTGAAAAAACAGGTTATGCTATAGCTAAATTTCTACTCAAGGCAATTGAAGAAATTGGACCATCAAATGTTCTTCAAGTGGTGACCGACAATGCAGCAAATTGCAAAGCAGCTGGACATGAAATTGAGAAG ATAAGTGAAGATGCAACAGAGCAAAGACTCTTACGTGATCAATTTGTCACTTTTCAAATGAAAAAGGGCATTTATGCTATGCCACAAGCTCAAATGGATGCTGTGACAATGAATGCTATTGATTAG